In Microbacterium cremeum, a genomic segment contains:
- a CDS encoding DUF2993 domain-containing protein produces the protein MSADDTQPTLPLPDWEHAEAPRRRVWPWLVAFGIVIALAIVAWFAADAIARQIVTGVVRDQVRSQLSLPASQPIDVDIPGAIIPQLVGGTLDELTVASDDVEVGEFVGDVSVTVQDVPIRGGAMGGATATVTLDEEQLRGLVSTIEGFPADTVGIDAPAVTMSMQLQLFGVGVPIGVALTPTAVDGDIVLTPASLQLAGAEVGADALRNQFGQVADLVLRDWTVCVAQYLPAGVTLTDVTVAGEELVAGFDVDGAITSDPSLREKGTCA, from the coding sequence ATGAGCGCCGACGACACCCAGCCCACCCTGCCGCTGCCGGACTGGGAGCACGCCGAGGCGCCGCGGCGCCGGGTGTGGCCGTGGCTGGTGGCGTTCGGCATCGTGATCGCGCTCGCGATCGTCGCGTGGTTCGCGGCCGACGCGATCGCGCGCCAGATCGTGACCGGCGTCGTCCGCGACCAGGTGCGGTCGCAGCTCTCGCTGCCCGCGAGCCAGCCGATCGACGTCGACATCCCCGGCGCGATCATTCCCCAGCTCGTCGGCGGCACCCTGGACGAGCTGACCGTGGCCTCCGACGATGTCGAGGTGGGGGAGTTCGTAGGCGACGTGAGCGTCACCGTCCAGGATGTGCCGATCCGCGGCGGCGCCATGGGCGGCGCGACCGCCACCGTCACACTCGACGAGGAGCAGCTGCGCGGCCTCGTCTCGACGATCGAGGGCTTCCCGGCCGACACCGTCGGCATCGACGCCCCTGCCGTCACCATGAGCATGCAGCTCCAGCTGTTCGGCGTCGGCGTGCCGATCGGCGTCGCGCTGACTCCCACCGCGGTCGACGGCGACATCGTGCTGACACCGGCGTCGCTCCAGCTGGCAGGCGCCGAGGTCGGCGCCGACGCGCTGCGCAACCAGTTCGGCCAGGTGGCCGACCTCGTACTGCGCGACTGGACGGTGTGCGTCGCGCAGTACCTGCCGGCGGGGGTGACCCTCACCGACGTCACCGTCGCCGGCGAGGAACTCGTGGCCGGATTCGACGTCGACGGCGCCATCACGAGCGACCCGTCACTGCGTGAGAAGGGCACGTGCGCGTGA
- the rho gene encoding transcription termination factor Rho — protein MESISEIHADVPADERAEAPEAVENSGIAVEQSDVAETVAEVAVEEAEAADEVAEEAVVEAIVADAEEAVAAAADEQTEAAQAVAEEAVDAALAAEAAAEEAVAEAVVADAIADEAVAEAVVAEEAPAEAPAEEAPVAKAPRKRAPRRAKSGDAAPAAAAAEEAPAAPAEAAEAPAEAAETPAESAEPPAASAEAAETQPAKRPARRGRAQAGKAKAAPADDAEAAASVEVPAETVGDTDEATGDEGRQATESTEADGAETPSRGRNRSRNRNRNRGQTGQNGDRPNGQAAAPAEPAKPEQADDDQPAQGGARGRQRNKRRGQNTTDEFETEIGEDDVLIPIAGILDVLDNYAFVRTTGYLPGQSDVYVSLGQVKKYNLRKGDAVVGAIKQPREGEQSSRQKYNALVKVDAINGLSVEDAATRVEFGKLTPLYPQERLRLETAPEKLTQRIIDLVAPIGKGQRGLIVAPPKAGKTIVLQQIANAIATNNPEVHLMVVLVDERPEEVTDMQRTVKGEVIASTFDRPAEDHTTVAELAIERAKRLVELGRDVVVLLDSITRLGRAYNISAPTSGRVLTGGVDASALYPPKRFFGAARNIENGGSLTILATALVETGSKMDDVIFEEFKGTGNSELRLNRQLADKRIFPAVDVNASSTRREEMLLSPDEVKITWKLRRALAGLEPQQALEVVLGKLKETQSNVEFLVQMQKSIPAPARDAHGGGHSHAHDNSIR, from the coding sequence GTGGAGTCCATCTCCGAGATCCACGCCGACGTTCCGGCCGACGAGCGCGCGGAAGCGCCCGAGGCCGTCGAGAACTCAGGCATCGCCGTCGAGCAGTCCGACGTCGCCGAGACGGTCGCCGAAGTGGCGGTCGAAGAAGCCGAGGCGGCCGACGAGGTCGCCGAGGAGGCGGTCGTCGAGGCCATCGTGGCCGACGCCGAGGAGGCTGTCGCCGCCGCTGCCGACGAGCAGACCGAGGCGGCTCAGGCCGTCGCCGAAGAGGCTGTCGATGCCGCGCTCGCGGCCGAGGCCGCGGCCGAGGAGGCCGTCGCAGAAGCCGTCGTCGCCGACGCCATCGCCGACGAGGCGGTCGCAGAGGCGGTCGTCGCCGAAGAGGCGCCGGCCGAGGCCCCCGCCGAGGAGGCCCCGGTCGCCAAGGCGCCGCGCAAGCGGGCTCCGCGCCGGGCCAAGAGCGGCGACGCGGCGCCGGCTGCCGCCGCCGCCGAGGAGGCCCCCGCGGCCCCGGCCGAGGCCGCTGAGGCCCCCGCCGAGGCTGCCGAGACTCCCGCCGAGTCCGCCGAGCCGCCCGCAGCGTCTGCCGAGGCCGCCGAGACCCAGCCCGCCAAGCGTCCCGCGCGACGCGGCCGTGCCCAGGCGGGCAAGGCCAAGGCGGCACCCGCCGACGACGCCGAGGCCGCGGCATCCGTCGAGGTTCCCGCCGAGACCGTCGGCGACACCGACGAGGCGACCGGTGACGAGGGCCGCCAGGCCACGGAGTCCACCGAGGCCGACGGTGCCGAGACCCCGAGCCGGGGCCGCAACCGCAGCCGCAACCGCAACCGCAACCGCGGGCAGACCGGCCAGAACGGCGACCGTCCGAACGGTCAGGCCGCGGCACCGGCCGAGCCCGCCAAGCCCGAGCAGGCCGACGACGACCAGCCCGCCCAGGGCGGCGCGCGCGGCCGTCAGCGCAACAAGCGCCGCGGTCAGAACACCACCGACGAGTTCGAGACCGAGATCGGCGAGGACGACGTCCTGATCCCGATCGCCGGCATCCTCGACGTGCTCGACAACTACGCGTTCGTGCGCACCACCGGGTACCTGCCCGGCCAGAGCGACGTGTACGTCTCGCTCGGCCAGGTCAAGAAGTACAACCTGCGCAAGGGCGACGCCGTGGTCGGCGCCATCAAGCAGCCGCGCGAGGGCGAGCAGTCCAGCCGCCAGAAGTACAACGCGCTCGTCAAGGTCGACGCGATCAACGGCCTGTCGGTCGAGGATGCCGCGACCCGCGTCGAGTTCGGCAAGCTGACGCCGCTCTACCCCCAGGAGCGCCTGCGCCTCGAGACCGCGCCCGAGAAGCTCACGCAGCGGATCATCGATCTCGTCGCCCCGATCGGCAAGGGCCAGCGCGGACTCATCGTCGCCCCGCCCAAGGCCGGCAAGACCATCGTGCTGCAGCAGATCGCCAACGCGATCGCGACGAACAACCCCGAGGTCCACCTCATGGTCGTGCTCGTCGACGAGCGCCCCGAAGAGGTCACCGACATGCAGCGCACGGTCAAGGGCGAGGTCATCGCCTCGACCTTCGACCGCCCTGCCGAGGACCACACCACGGTCGCCGAACTCGCCATCGAGCGCGCCAAGCGCCTGGTCGAGCTCGGCCGCGACGTCGTCGTGCTGCTGGACTCGATCACGCGCCTGGGCCGTGCCTACAACATCTCGGCACCGACCTCGGGCCGTGTGCTCACGGGCGGCGTCGACGCGTCGGCGCTGTACCCGCCGAAGCGCTTCTTCGGCGCTGCGCGCAACATCGAGAACGGCGGATCGCTCACGATCCTCGCGACCGCTCTCGTCGAGACCGGCTCCAAGATGGACGACGTGATCTTCGAGGAGTTCAAGGGCACCGGCAACAGCGAGCTGCGCCTGAACCGCCAGCTCGCCGACAAGCGCATCTTCCCGGCGGTCGACGTCAACGCGTCGTCGACCCGGCGCGAAGAGATGCTGCTCTCGCCCGACGAGGTCAAGATCACCTGGAAGCTGCGCCGCGCGCTGGCGGGCCTCGAGCCCCAGCAGGCCCTCGAGGTCGTGCTCGGCAAGCTCAAGGAGACGCAGTCGAACGTCGAGTTCCTCGTGCAGATGCAGAAGTCGATCCCGGCGCCTGCCCGTGACGCCCACGGCGGCGGTCACAGCCACGCGCACGACAACAGCATCCGCTGA
- the thrC gene encoding threonine synthase gives MAHVWRGVLREYADRLGVTDTSTVVTLGEGGTPLLPAPALSRRTGTDVWVKFEGMNPTGSFKDRGMTVAVSRAIDHGAQAVICASTGNTSASAAAYAAHAGITAAVLVPEGKIAMGKLSQAVAHNGRLIQIRGNFDDCLEIARELADHYPVHLVNSVNPDRIDGQKTAAYEVVEQLGDAPDFHFIPVGNAGNYTAYTRGYREEADSGVSTRVPRMFGFQAAGSAPLVRGEVVKDPETVASAIRIGNPASWHLALEARDATDGWFGAIEDERILAAQKLLAGEVGIFVEPASAISVAGLLDRVEAGIVPKGARVVLTVTGHGLKDPQWALRNADGSQVEPTVVDATTSEVASVLDLVPAAVAEPVDVQGPHA, from the coding sequence ATGGCACATGTCTGGCGCGGAGTCCTCCGCGAGTACGCCGACCGCCTCGGCGTGACCGACACGTCGACCGTCGTGACACTGGGCGAGGGCGGCACGCCGCTCCTCCCCGCACCCGCGCTCTCGCGGCGCACCGGCACGGACGTCTGGGTCAAGTTCGAGGGCATGAACCCGACCGGGTCGTTCAAGGACCGCGGCATGACGGTCGCGGTGTCGCGCGCGATCGACCACGGCGCTCAGGCCGTGATCTGCGCCTCGACCGGCAACACGTCGGCCTCGGCCGCCGCGTATGCGGCGCACGCCGGCATCACGGCGGCGGTGCTCGTTCCCGAGGGCAAGATCGCCATGGGCAAGCTCAGCCAGGCCGTCGCGCACAACGGGCGGCTCATCCAGATCCGCGGCAACTTCGACGACTGCCTCGAGATCGCCCGCGAGCTCGCCGACCACTATCCCGTGCACCTCGTGAACTCGGTCAACCCCGACCGCATCGACGGTCAGAAGACCGCGGCGTACGAGGTCGTCGAGCAGCTGGGCGACGCCCCCGACTTCCACTTCATCCCGGTCGGCAACGCGGGCAACTACACCGCGTACACCCGCGGCTACCGGGAAGAGGCCGATTCCGGTGTGTCGACGCGCGTGCCCCGCATGTTCGGCTTCCAGGCCGCCGGGTCCGCGCCCCTCGTGCGCGGTGAGGTCGTGAAGGACCCCGAGACCGTGGCCAGCGCGATCCGGATCGGCAACCCGGCCTCGTGGCATCTCGCCCTCGAGGCCCGCGACGCCACCGACGGCTGGTTCGGCGCGATCGAGGACGAGAGGATCCTCGCCGCGCAGAAGCTGCTCGCCGGCGAGGTCGGCATCTTCGTCGAGCCGGCATCAGCCATCAGCGTGGCGGGCCTGCTCGACCGCGTCGAGGCGGGCATCGTGCCGAAGGGCGCGCGCGTCGTGCTCACCGTCACGGGCCACGGCCTGAAGGACCCGCAGTGGGCGCTGCGCAACGCCGACGGCTCGCAGGTCGAGCCGACCGTGGTCGACGCGACGACCTCGGAAGTGGCATCCGTTCTCGATCTCGTCCCCGCCGCGGTCGCCGAGCCGGTCGACGTGCAGGGACCGCACGCGTGA
- a CDS encoding transglutaminase-like domain-containing protein, which translates to MQRVVTAEMDLDLGASVDLIFQIAVAQAAPVSDERLTFTQGDRVYTPTEIVDQSGSRLHRLTGEPGTLEVRYEATVDGTAAANRTSDLETITYLRPSRYCQSDEVFQQARRQFNGLSGHDLIAAVSEFVATSTTYTPGLSQGTDSAVTTLMTGQGVCRDYAHVVIALLRAMDMPARYAACYAPGLRPMDFHAVAEAYLDGAWYAIDATRLANRRSLVRIATGRDAADCAFLSYHGGYVGLKRLRVDARLVPLDAASDPAPDQLAELVQLA; encoded by the coding sequence GTGCAACGCGTCGTGACCGCCGAGATGGACCTCGATCTGGGGGCTTCCGTCGACCTCATCTTCCAGATCGCCGTCGCTCAGGCGGCACCGGTCTCGGACGAGCGGCTGACGTTCACGCAGGGCGATCGCGTGTACACGCCGACCGAGATCGTCGACCAGTCCGGCAGCCGGCTGCACCGTCTCACCGGCGAGCCCGGCACGCTCGAGGTCCGCTACGAGGCGACCGTCGACGGGACGGCCGCGGCGAACCGCACGAGCGATCTCGAGACCATCACCTACCTCCGCCCGAGCCGGTACTGCCAGTCCGACGAGGTGTTCCAGCAGGCCCGCCGCCAGTTCAACGGGCTGTCGGGTCACGACCTCATCGCCGCCGTGTCGGAGTTCGTCGCCACGAGCACCACCTACACGCCCGGTCTCAGCCAGGGGACCGACAGCGCGGTGACGACCCTGATGACCGGCCAGGGCGTGTGCCGCGACTACGCACACGTCGTGATCGCCCTGCTGCGGGCGATGGACATGCCCGCCCGCTATGCCGCGTGCTACGCGCCGGGGCTGCGTCCGATGGACTTCCATGCGGTCGCCGAGGCGTACCTCGACGGCGCGTGGTACGCGATCGACGCGACGCGTCTCGCGAACCGCCGGTCGCTCGTGCGCATCGCGACCGGCCGCGATGCCGCCGACTGCGCGTTCCTCAGCTATCACGGCGGCTATGTCGGGCTGAAGCGACTGCGCGTCGACGCCCGGCTGGTGCCGCTGGACGCGGCATCCGATCCCGCACCCGACCAGCTCGCGGAGCTCGTGCAGCTCGCCTGA
- a CDS encoding arginine--tRNA ligase has product MTPEALSAALLAVVAPLAEARRPGAAEGLTAADLPLERPKNRDHGDWASNAALKLAKAVGANPREFAAQIAEGLAQVDGIAGVEVAGPGFINIRLDAAAAGALAKTIVDAGAAFGTNDSQRGNTINLEFVSANPTGPMHIGHTRWAALGDSMARLLLASGATLVREFYINDAGAQMERFGRSVVAAINEEPAPEDGYSGSYIQVLASRVVAEQPGITGLDREEQLAVATELAYGFQLGELQASLEKFNVHFDVWFSERTLHAAPEDGGPSLVDEAVDRLRQQGHVFEEEGAVWVRTTDFGDDKDRVIRRSNGEYTYFAADAAYYLNKGDRGFAHKIYLLGADHHGYVHRLKALAGAAGDDPDKDIEVLIGQLVSVNGARLSKRAGNVIELDDLREWLGTDALRYSLARYPADSPLTLDPEILRKRTNDNPVFYVQYAHARTHNVARNAASAGVDRTEFAPELLTHETESALLGALQEFPRIVAFAAEVREPHRVARYLEELAGLYHRWYDNCRVIPLGDEPVEPVHRTRRWLNDATGQVLRNGLDLLGVGAPERM; this is encoded by the coding sequence ATGACACCCGAAGCCCTCTCCGCCGCACTGCTCGCCGTCGTCGCCCCGCTCGCCGAGGCGCGACGCCCCGGGGCGGCCGAGGGACTGACGGCGGCCGACCTGCCGCTGGAGCGCCCCAAGAACCGCGATCACGGCGACTGGGCGTCCAACGCAGCGCTGAAGCTCGCGAAGGCGGTCGGCGCGAACCCGCGAGAGTTCGCCGCCCAGATCGCCGAGGGCCTCGCGCAGGTCGACGGCATCGCCGGCGTCGAGGTCGCCGGGCCCGGCTTCATCAACATCCGCCTGGATGCCGCGGCCGCCGGCGCGCTCGCGAAGACCATCGTCGACGCCGGGGCGGCGTTCGGCACGAACGACTCGCAGCGGGGCAACACGATCAACCTCGAGTTCGTCAGCGCCAACCCCACCGGCCCGATGCACATCGGCCACACTCGCTGGGCGGCGCTCGGCGACTCGATGGCGCGCCTGCTGCTCGCCAGCGGCGCCACGCTGGTGCGCGAGTTCTACATCAACGACGCGGGTGCGCAGATGGAGCGCTTCGGCCGGTCGGTCGTCGCCGCGATCAACGAGGAGCCGGCCCCCGAGGACGGCTACTCGGGGTCGTACATCCAGGTGCTCGCGTCGCGGGTCGTCGCCGAGCAGCCCGGCATCACCGGTCTGGACCGCGAAGAGCAGCTCGCGGTCGCGACCGAGCTCGCCTACGGCTTCCAGCTCGGCGAGCTGCAGGCGTCGCTCGAGAAGTTCAACGTGCACTTCGACGTGTGGTTCTCGGAGCGCACGCTCCACGCCGCCCCGGAGGACGGCGGTCCGAGCCTCGTCGACGAGGCGGTCGACCGGCTGCGCCAGCAGGGCCACGTGTTCGAGGAGGAGGGTGCGGTCTGGGTGCGCACCACCGACTTCGGCGACGACAAGGACCGCGTCATCCGCCGCTCCAACGGCGAGTACACCTACTTCGCCGCCGACGCCGCGTACTACCTCAACAAGGGGGACCGTGGCTTCGCGCACAAGATCTACCTGCTCGGCGCCGACCATCACGGCTACGTCCATCGCCTGAAGGCGCTCGCGGGCGCGGCCGGCGACGACCCCGACAAAGACATCGAGGTGCTCATCGGGCAGCTCGTGTCGGTCAACGGGGCACGGCTTTCCAAGCGCGCGGGCAACGTCATCGAGCTCGACGACCTGCGCGAATGGCTCGGCACCGATGCGCTCCGGTATTCGCTGGCGCGCTACCCGGCCGACTCGCCGCTCACGCTCGACCCCGAGATCCTCCGCAAGCGCACGAACGACAACCCGGTGTTCTACGTGCAGTACGCGCACGCGCGCACGCACAACGTGGCGCGCAACGCCGCCTCGGCGGGCGTTGATCGCACCGAGTTCGCGCCCGAGCTGCTCACGCACGAGACCGAGTCGGCACTGCTGGGCGCTCTGCAGGAGTTCCCGCGGATCGTCGCGTTCGCCGCCGAGGTGCGCGAGCCGCACCGGGTCGCCCGCTACCTCGAGGAGCTGGCGGGGCTCTACCACCGCTGGTATGACAACTGCCGTGTGATCCCGCTCGGCGACGAGCCGGTCGAGCCGGTGCACCGCACGCGGAGGTGGCTCAACGACGCCACCGGGCAGGTGCTGCGCAACGGTCTCGATCTCCTCGGCGTGGGCGCACCCGAGAGGATGTAG
- the thrB gene encoding homoserine kinase gives MNAAVVPAPGRRVVVRVPATSANLGPGFDTLGLALSVYDELDVTALREGELDIEVHGAGAADVPRDASHLVVRAIAYAYESVGRRMPGLRLVAKNVIPHGRGLGSSGAAVVSGLLAAKGLLDGDVEFGPDTLLRLATELEGHPDNVAPALFGGLTIAWVDEDGPQHKKLLVHRGVSPLVLVPEFTMSTKLARSLQPMQVPREDAVFNVSRSALLIAALTQSPELLQAATEDKLHQNYRAGAMPETDRLVRALRAEGFAAVVSGAGPSVLVLADGPGRRLEAAALATAVTDTPWEALMLAVDFKGGTVREYAEGST, from the coding sequence GTGAACGCAGCCGTCGTCCCGGCACCCGGCCGCCGGGTCGTGGTGCGGGTGCCGGCGACGAGCGCCAACCTCGGGCCGGGCTTCGACACCCTCGGACTCGCGCTGAGCGTCTACGACGAGCTCGACGTGACGGCTCTGCGCGAGGGCGAGCTCGACATCGAGGTCCACGGCGCCGGCGCGGCCGACGTGCCGCGCGACGCGTCGCACCTCGTCGTGCGCGCGATCGCCTACGCGTACGAGTCGGTCGGGCGACGGATGCCGGGGCTGCGCCTCGTCGCGAAGAACGTGATCCCGCACGGCCGCGGCCTGGGGTCCTCGGGTGCGGCCGTCGTCTCGGGCCTGCTCGCCGCGAAGGGACTGCTCGACGGCGACGTCGAGTTCGGGCCCGACACGCTGCTGCGCCTCGCGACCGAGCTCGAAGGCCACCCCGACAATGTGGCGCCGGCGCTCTTCGGCGGCCTCACCATCGCGTGGGTCGACGAGGACGGGCCGCAGCACAAGAAGCTGCTCGTGCACCGCGGCGTGTCCCCGCTCGTGCTCGTTCCCGAGTTCACGATGTCGACGAAGCTCGCGCGCAGCCTGCAGCCGATGCAGGTGCCCCGCGAGGACGCCGTCTTCAACGTGTCGCGTTCGGCGCTGCTGATCGCCGCGCTCACGCAGAGCCCCGAACTCCTGCAGGCCGCCACGGAAGACAAACTTCACCAGAACTACCGCGCGGGCGCGATGCCCGAGACCGACCGGCTCGTGCGCGCGCTGCGGGCGGAGGGCTTCGCGGCGGTGGTGTCGGGCGCGGGGCCGAGCGTGCTCGTGCTCGCCGACGGCCCGGGCCGCCGGCTCGAGGCGGCCGCCCTCGCGACGGCCGTCACCGACACCCCGTGGGAGGCGCTGATGCTCGCCGTAGACTTCAAGGGTGGTACAGTGAGGGAGTACGCGGAGGGTTCCACGTAA
- the lysA gene encoding diaminopimelate decarboxylase has protein sequence MSADPHTRSAAPAWLQVPDDVNGLAPEVWPATARRDDEGVLLLGGVPATELRERFGTPLYVLDEDLVRETARRTLDAFRAAAALHGVQARVYYAGKAFLSTEVVRWVTEEGLAVDVCTGGELAVALAAGADPSRLGFHGNNKSVAELEQAVEAGVGSIVIDSLIEIERLGAIVERSGATQPVLLRVNSGVHAETHDFLATAHEDQKFGFTLTDAPAAVARIREFSGLRLVGLHCHIGSQIFGTAGFEESAARVVALHAELREGGELPVLNLGGGFGIAYTSVDDPTPIEELAVGIADAVARQCEVRGIPVPNLAFEPGRAIVGRAGVTLYEVGTTKPVALDAGGERLYVSVDGGMSDNARPALYGAEFSARVASRTSDADPVLARVVGRHCESGDIVVDAEYLPSDVAPGDLLAVPATGAYCFSLASNYNYVTRPPVVALRAGVARVIVRGETIDDLLARDVGIDAAPALDDGRTPGQAPTEGIA, from the coding sequence GTGTCCGCCGACCCGCACACCCGCTCCGCCGCTCCCGCGTGGCTGCAGGTGCCCGACGACGTGAACGGGCTCGCCCCCGAGGTGTGGCCCGCGACGGCGCGCCGCGACGACGAGGGAGTGCTCCTGCTCGGGGGCGTTCCGGCGACGGAGCTTCGCGAGCGTTTCGGCACGCCGTTGTACGTGCTCGATGAGGATCTCGTGCGCGAGACCGCGCGGCGCACGCTCGACGCCTTCCGCGCCGCTGCCGCCCTGCACGGTGTGCAGGCGCGCGTGTACTACGCCGGCAAGGCCTTCCTCAGCACCGAGGTCGTGCGGTGGGTGACCGAGGAGGGGCTGGCCGTCGATGTGTGCACCGGCGGCGAGCTCGCCGTGGCGCTCGCGGCGGGGGCCGATCCGTCCCGGCTGGGCTTCCACGGCAACAACAAGTCGGTCGCCGAGCTCGAGCAGGCGGTCGAGGCGGGCGTCGGATCGATCGTGATTGACAGCCTCATCGAGATCGAGCGCCTGGGTGCGATCGTCGAGCGGAGTGGCGCCACCCAGCCGGTGCTGCTGCGCGTCAACAGCGGGGTCCACGCCGAGACGCACGACTTCCTGGCGACGGCGCACGAAGACCAGAAGTTCGGCTTCACGCTGACGGATGCCCCGGCCGCGGTCGCGCGCATCCGCGAGTTCTCGGGGCTGCGCCTGGTGGGTCTGCACTGCCACATCGGCTCGCAGATCTTCGGCACCGCCGGCTTCGAGGAGTCCGCGGCGCGTGTGGTCGCACTGCACGCCGAGCTGCGCGAGGGCGGCGAACTGCCGGTGCTCAACCTCGGGGGCGGCTTCGGCATCGCCTACACATCGGTCGACGACCCCACACCGATCGAGGAACTCGCGGTCGGCATCGCCGACGCCGTCGCACGCCAGTGCGAGGTGCGCGGCATCCCGGTTCCGAATCTGGCGTTCGAACCCGGACGCGCGATCGTCGGACGCGCGGGCGTGACCCTGTACGAGGTCGGCACGACCAAGCCCGTCGCGCTCGACGCCGGCGGCGAGAGGCTCTACGTCAGCGTCGACGGCGGTATGAGCGACAACGCGCGGCCGGCGCTGTACGGCGCCGAGTTCTCGGCGCGCGTGGCCTCGCGCACGAGCGACGCCGATCCGGTGCTGGCCCGCGTGGTCGGCCGGCACTGCGAGTCGGGCGACATCGTGGTGGATGCCGAGTACCTGCCGTCCGACGTGGCGCCCGGCGATCTGCTCGCGGTGCCCGCCACGGGCGCCTACTGCTTCTCGCTCGCGAGCAACTACAACTACGTGACGCGGCCGCCCGTGGTGGCGCTGCGCGCAGGCGTGGCGCGCGTCATCGTGCGCGGCGAGACGATCGACGATCTGCTCGCGCGCGACGTCGGCATCGACGCCGCGCCCGCGCTCGACGATGGGCGCACGCCCGGACAAGCTCCGACGGAAGGGATCGCATGA
- a CDS encoding homoserine dehydrogenase, translated as MTDYRRLRVALLGAGAVGSQVAALLRQHADELADRAGARLELVGIAVRDVDAKRDADLPRELFTTDAESLILGADIVIELMGGIDPARAYVLQAINSGADIVTANKALLATHGPEIFDAADQVGAEVYYEAAAAGAIPIIRPLRDSLAGDRVQRIMGIVNGTTNYILDRMDAEGAEFGDVLADAQRLGYAESDPTADVEGYDAAQKAAILASLAFHTTVPLDAVHREGITGIDKSMMDAARHAGYVIKLLAVCERLNGGEGVSRYGAERPLDDRVSDGTESISVRVYPALIERGHPLASVHGANNAVFVQAEAAGNLMFYGAGAGGVQTASAVLGDVVSAARRHIAGGVGVGESTLANLPIVPIGRVTTRYQITLEVDDQPGVLATVAGILSEGRVSIATVEQTVAGEEADIARLVIGTHKALEQDLSETVDRLAASGVVERVVSVLRVEGN; from the coding sequence ATGACCGACTACCGCCGCCTCCGCGTCGCACTGCTGGGGGCCGGAGCCGTGGGCTCCCAGGTCGCCGCGCTGCTGCGACAGCACGCGGACGAACTGGCCGATCGCGCCGGCGCCCGCCTCGAGCTCGTGGGCATCGCGGTGCGCGACGTCGACGCGAAGCGCGACGCGGACCTGCCGCGGGAGCTCTTCACGACCGACGCGGAGTCGCTCATCCTCGGCGCCGACATCGTCATCGAGCTCATGGGCGGAATCGATCCGGCGCGTGCCTACGTGCTGCAGGCGATCAACTCCGGCGCCGACATCGTCACCGCGAACAAGGCGCTTCTCGCCACGCACGGACCCGAGATCTTCGACGCCGCCGACCAGGTCGGTGCGGAGGTGTACTACGAGGCGGCGGCCGCGGGGGCCATCCCGATCATCCGGCCGCTGCGCGACTCGCTCGCCGGCGACCGCGTGCAGCGCATCATGGGCATCGTCAACGGCACGACCAACTACATCCTCGACCGCATGGACGCCGAGGGTGCCGAGTTCGGCGACGTGCTGGCCGACGCGCAGCGGCTCGGCTACGCCGAGTCCGACCCCACGGCCGACGTCGAGGGCTACGACGCGGCGCAGAAGGCCGCGATCCTCGCGAGCCTCGCGTTCCACACGACGGTGCCCCTCGACGCGGTGCACCGCGAGGGCATCACCGGCATCGACAAGTCGATGATGGACGCCGCCCGGCACGCCGGCTACGTCATCAAGCTGCTCGCGGTGTGCGAGCGGCTGAACGGCGGGGAGGGCGTGTCTCGATACGGCGCCGAGCGCCCGCTCGACGACCGGGTCTCTGACGGAACCGAGTCGATCTCGGTGCGGGTGTACCCCGCGCTCATCGAACGCGGCCACCCGCTGGCGAGCGTCCACGGGGCGAACAACGCCGTGTTCGTGCAGGCGGAGGCCGCCGGCAACCTGATGTTCTACGGTGCCGGTGCCGGCGGCGTGCAGACCGCGTCGGCGGTGCTCGGCGATGTCGTCTCGGCGGCCCGCCGCCACATCGCCGGCGGCGTGGGCGTGGGGGAGTCGACCCTCGCGAACCTGCCGATCGTTCCGATCGGGCGCGTGACCACGCGGTATCAGATCACGCTCGAGGTCGACGACCAGCCGGGCGTGCTCGCCACGGTCGCGGGCATCCTCAGCGAGGGCCGCGTGTCGATCGCCACCGTCGAGCAGACCGTCGCCGGCGAGGAGGCCGACATCGCGCGGCTGGTCATCGGCACTCACAAGGCTTTGGAGCAGGACCTCAGCGAGACGGTCGACCGCCTCGCCGCGAGCGGCGTCGTGGAGCGCGTCGTATCGGTCCTGCGTGTGGAAGGGAACTGA